AGAAATATCATATGTGGAAAGTTGTGCTAAATGTAGAGTGACTCTTTTTATGGTTTCTTTTATCAATAGTGAGTCATAACACTTTAGTTGTGATAGTGAATTTACTGATGAAATAAGGGAGGACGGTGAAAATTGATTCACACGATCACGTGTCTCTTGTAAAAACAGTTCTACCAATGGACgatttttaatttttagTTTGTTAAATGCACTAAGGATTTTTGCTATTGCCACAGTGCTATATGCACTGGACGatttaattttttcaatagcatttattataaatggcACAAATTGGTCCACTTTATTATAGGAAATCGAAGTAATTAATGATGCAACAATTGTCCCATTAAGTTCTTCACCATTTGTTTCCTTAAAGCGCTGTTTCAGCAATGTAGTTAGTGTAGCATAAATCCTTTGATCTTTGAATCCTATCCTACTAAACGCCTGCATAAGCTGCTCCAAAGATTGGAAATCAAATAAATACCTTTTATGATTAAGCCCTATAGTTCCACGATAGATTATTTCATCAGCTATCCTACAAAAGAACAACCTTGGAACATATCCAACCCTTGTAAAAGATAAGGCTATAACACCTAGTTGTTGGCAGTTGAATTTGCTCAATTTTGGTATAGATAAGCATGCAATTCTGGAAAAAAGTTCCTTAGACTTAACGTCGCATTGTGAATACGCATGAGATATCAATACCAATGACAAAATCGATGTATCCAAATTTAATTCCTTTATGAGctataaacaaaatttaGAATTAGATAGACAAACATACCCatggaatatatttgtTAAGCAGTTTTTCATCAAAGAATTCCAGTTTGACAAAAGCATTAAAACTCATGGCAACATCTATCacatttattttcttttcatGACAAAGATCATTTTGTTCAACGTTAATAATTTTATCCATAATACCAGAGAGTTTTTTCGATATTTTTAGCAGAAGATTATTGGAAGATTTGTTATTTTTAGCAAATGCATTTATAATCAATGCAATACTCTGTTGGATAGTATTAACGTGAAGTTTTCAAGTACCTTTGGAGATGCATCTGAAACTATTTTATCACTATTCATCTCGATAAAATGTATGATTTCGTTCTGATTAACTCCTTGGCGTACGAACGAATTTACAAAAATTGCAATATCACTAGGGTCCATTTGCTTGAAACGTTTGGGCAGAATTGGCACAACAATATTATGAAGTTTTTCTACTATACCCTGATTTGGAATTCTAAATAACCTGTGCAATTATCCGAGAAATATACCTGAGCGTTGCCAATGAGGATATCATATCTCTAATATGCGATGTTTTTGCAGTATCAAATTTCTAATAAATTACGTCAATAATTCTAAAAATCAACTTACATTGCAAAATGTTTCTACTAGATAATGAACTGTTTTTACGGGTCTGGACTTTATAAAAACATACGATCTCAGCAATGAAGAAATTTGTTTGGTTGTAAAATGAGTATGTAGTTCTTgaattcttccatttagCACTTGAACATACTCTGATGCTACGTTAGGAAAACATATTAATCTCctaaatatttttggataatcTTCTGGAATTAGGGTCAGATTCAAGTTTGATGTTTGCTCGATTAGAGCATCATAATATGAATGATCCAAACTCGATCTGATATTAGGATCTCCCAAAGCATCATAGACTTCTAGTAATTTTTTCCTGGTTGCTATCTTTATTTCATGTGTTTCCAACAATTTCTTTAAATTTGAATAAAAAATCAACAAAGACATACCTTGTTCAGTAGTTTTAAGCTAAATTGATCATTGTTATCCATAGGTATCCTTATAATTCGGGATGATGAACTTCTTCTCGCAGAAGATGTGAGAAGTTCGTTCATTATCCTTAAACATCCTTTTGTGATGTACATTCTTGGATAAATTTCCGAAATACATTTTCCTATAAGCCTATTTCATGTATATTCTATTAATAAGTTGAtctctacatttttaatgaaGTGTCCTTATCGATGGCTTGTATGTGTAACCATGCACACGATTTATTGGAATAAGCAATTTGAAAAAACTTTTCATTAAGTTTGGATTGATTCATTATTTACTACATTttgttttgttatatttgttGTCTAATTTAGACTTGATTGCAGATGTTTTAGCGCTTCCTTATTACGTTATTACAAACACACACATTTATCCCTCACAAAAAATTATACTGGGAATAAATGGATGATGTACTGAAGTTCGAAGACCTTTATAGCTGgaaggtttgttttattatcattGGCTGATAATTAACGACTAAATAATTCCAGAATGATAATGATCAATCCGTTTTTATTGATTCCAGGAATGGAATTCTCGTATACCAAAATACAATCGAAACGAGTATTCACATACTTGATGCTCGCGATCGCAGCACGATTTTCAAGAGTAACAGATTTTCGGTCCCACTTTGCGAATCTATATCCCTTTCCCCAGACAGGAACTTCATACTGTATTGGTTTAATGACCCTATGACGATAGGAATATGTCATTTAACTAACAGCGATTCGGATGATATATTACTCGATCCTTTGCAGTATGATGATTCTATTGTATTAAGGGTTTTTTGGGCCGAATTTAACCCTTCTGACATATCATTCATTGTAGTTTCGAACAATAGAATTGATGTATTCAATCTTGTCCTTGAAAGTTTATTATTAAGGACAATAAATAGGAAATTTGTTAGTTGCACTGATGCCTGGAATGATATGGATGGATGTTATTTTGTCCTTTTAAAGCACAACCAAGTATTGCAACCTTACAAGTTTTTGAACAAAGAACTAATATCCATGCCAGAGGTTGGATTGAATCTATCTTATGGTTATCAGATACAACACAGTGAAATATCTATTGCAAAGGTTTACGATTCCACATATTGTATCTACAAGGATGTTTCTAATGGAATAATCTCCCTAAGGTCATTAAGTCATAACGTTCATGACAAGGTTATAGAAGTGGAAAGTAAGGGTTGGCTTGAAATTTGCATTATTGACAATTTACTACTTATACTCACAGGCAGCGGAGATGCACatatttttgatattgGTCTTAAAAGTGATTATCTCATAGCAAAGGTATTTCAAAGAAGACCCCCTATTTCTTCTATTTCAAATGACATTGAAGGTTTTTATTAATTATCAACATTAATTATGTTTTAgcattttttccaaatttcATTGTTGATTTTTATGGTGGGTTTTCTTATGCTGTATCAATAGATTACAATGCTATCGCACTTTTTCTTTCAAGAAATTTTACAGAGGTAACATTATACTATCATCTTGACTCTATGATTATAGGCAATGTTGGCTGAATTTTTTCAAAGACGAACGTCTTGTACTTCTCATATTTTAGATATTGTTTTTCAATCTATATTTAACAAGTAAGTCTATACTTTTTCCTTATAAGTTTTAGGATACCAATTTCCGATATGCTTGTTCTCTTTTCCGCCACTATTCTCCCGTATTCAGATGTATTAGTAAGGTTAGCTTTCATTTGTTAGACAAGAACACATCAGGATTAACAAGGCTAGGGGAACTAAACCGAAGAATTCTGCAATCCCATTAAAGTTGATAAATAAATATGTAGAAAATAAGTCAATAGTAACAGAATATAATTTTGCTACAGAAGTTTTATACCCATATATAACTAAGGTACGCGGACtaatattttttattctctatAATAGGAATGGGATTTTAAACATGggataaatatttttgacTATGCATTAGTTATTATTTGCAATAATAATGGTTataacattaaaaatattttgggAGCAGAAGGTATGACTGATTCATTCCCACAAATTATTTTAGATATCGTTGATCCTTACAGACGGCCTACGGATCATTATATTGTAGAAAGTCTAATAGTTTCTGGAACTTTTAGAACGAAGTATGATGAACTGAACAGTTATTTTGACTCGAAATCTGACACAAAACTTAAGGATAAGAACAAAACTCCCTATATTATTACCGTGATACTGTGCTATATGAAGGGACTTGTACTTCACAAACTATATCCTTCAAACATTCTCTTATTAGTGTTGTTTGACATTTGCATTTTATATAATGAGTTGAACCTTGTAACCTATTTTCTCCGTTCAAGAATAATTAGGGATTCTTCTTACATATGTTATCGGCTTTTTTTCCTATCCAAAGTTTTGAATAGTGATTCTATTAAGCAGTTGGCATTTGATATGGCTTTACGTCTAAACATCTACGATATTTGTGTTTCCATTGCAATATCGAATAAAGAGGTAATTAATATCTAATAAACAATGACAATATTACAGtattataaaatattaCTTCTTcttaaaaatgaaaatgtaaacACTATTTCACTTGAGCGTATATTGTACAGCGCAGCAAATGATATTATGGAACAACAGAAGCGTCCATATCTTTGGCCTCTTATGATTTCGTTTATACAATCCTGGATTGAGGAAAACGATCTAGATCCAGAGAAACTGAATGCACCTAATCTTGATGGCTGCCAGATGTGGTTGCCACATGCagttttgtaaaatatctacattaatttgtaatttatGATGTCTTCAATGTATCTGTCATCATCACCAGCTCCTCCAGCTTTTGGCATATTATGGAGCATCCTATTTAACTTTATAGTTAATTCctagaatattttgattAATTAATATGAATACAAACCTTATGATGTCTGTTCCCTACTTTATATGCCAATTGTAACATTTGCTGAGTTACAAAGATCTTAAAATATTCACTGATATGCTGATTTTCTAAATAATTATCTAACAGCAGCATAATATTTTCAACAGAATCTATTGATTGTATTTTTCTCGGAAGAAAAGTCAATGTGTTGATTAATAAATTGTCACTGTGAAACTTCATTTGGGtcatattttttataaTAATCATCATATTCTACAAACAATTGAATTATTAAAAACTTTTAATACCTCAAATGAATATTGCGATATATGTTTGATGTATATACTGGATAAAGAATCTAGAATATCTGTAGGATATGGTTCTCCTATAACTCTGATGGATTcaacaatttttgttatattaTCAGCAGTaaacaattttaaattttctTTAATTAGTGGGTATAAAACTTTTTTTGTATATTCTTTGGTATGTAAATGTGAGATAAATTTGGAATTTGCATTATGTAGACTATTTAATGAAATTAGATCCAAAGTATTAGCCACAACATTACAATGATTTAATGTAAATCTATTGCCTAAAAAAGTGCCCAACGGTTTAGAAAAAACTTTCAACGTTAATTTTTCTAGTTTTTCAGTTTcaatttttccaataaACCTTTTGTATACCTTAATTGCCCCCAATAGTTGGAATATATCGAAGTAATCTACATATTTATCGATCCATGTTGTGGCTTCCATGACTGGGAAGTCTTTTTCCCTATAGAGATCTACCAATTTTAGAAATGCATCTATTACTAATTTGACATCTAATGATTCAGGTGTGGTTTTCTGTATTTCTTTGTCTACTAACTTTAATAAGACATTGAGTATGTTATCTGGAACTGTTTTAGCAAATTTCAGCAAACATATTATCTCATAAATGTTTTTTAATGAAAAATCTTCAAGTTTTACTAACAAAAATGGTTCAATTTTCCTAATAAATAGGGAAGGAATTCCTCTTCTATTAGTTACGGTTTTTAGGAGAGAAACCAAATGATCCGAAGACATCATGGAAGGATTTGAGATGGAATAGAGCTCAGTACTCTTTTCTATATTTATGTCATTTCCATCTACCCTGTATAAGTATATTTTACTAAGGGAATGCTTACTCTGAATACTTGCTCATGATAAAATCATCTCCTAAAAACTTCCCATAGCTAATATTGCTGACATTAATCTTGGTTTTTGCGCATTTAAGATAATGTTTCCTCATTGCTAACGTATTCCCATGTTATTTCACTAAAGAGTGTTATTGATAGAGAACATACTGATACCTCAAAATTAAATTCAGACTTGTTGCTATAGATATTAAATCTTGTATCACTTTTTCTTTGTTTTCTATCCTGTTAACTTTTGCGAACTGTGCACGGATTCTTTCAAATCCTTCCGGATTTCCTATTAGTGTATTTTCAACCGCAGATTTAATCTTTTTgagatttaaaatatcataaCAGTCTTTACAAGCCCTCTAAGcaataatattttaatcAGTTCGAACATTCTTACCTTTGTGGATACAAATACGATTCTTCTATCAAAAAGTTCTACTGAAACCTGCGGAAAGGCGATCTCTGATCTATCACATGAACAATATTCACATGACTGTGTTTTTTCAATATCTTTACATGACCATAGATTTATCGCATCAGATGGAAGGGGTGAGGGAGCGAGTATGTATCCACCTAATACATATAGCATCTGTTCAATAACAAATTCTGTAGCGCTTGTTTCatatttatgtttatcaTATACATCGGTTGGGTTGCA
This region of Theileria equi strain WA chromosome 1, complete sequence genomic DNA includes:
- a CDS encoding hypothetical protein (encoded by transcript BEWA_018600A) — encoded protein: MRKHYLKCAKTKINVSNISYGKFLGDDFIMSKYSEVDGNDINIEKSTELYSISNPSMMSSDHLVSLLKTVTNRRGIPSLFIRKIEPFLLVKLEDFSLKNIYEIICLLKFAKTVPDNILNVLLKLVDKEIQKTTPESLDVKLVIDAFLKLVDLYREKDFPVMEATTWIDKYVDYFDIFQLLGAIKVYKRFIGKIETEKLEKLTLKVFSKPLGTFLGNRFTLNHCNVVANTLDLISLNSLHNANSKFISHLHTKEYTKKVLYPLIKENLKLFTADNITKIVESIRVIGEPYPTDILDSLSSIYIKHISQYSFENMMIIIKNMTQMKFHSDNLLINTLTFLPRKIQSIDSVENIMLLLDNYLENQHISEYFKIFVTQQMLQLAYKVGNRHHKELTIKLNRMLHNMPKAGGAGDDDRYIEDIINYKLM
- a CDS encoding hypothetical protein (encoded by transcript BEWA_018610A), with product MEKEDREGKQSEDLEPSRCNPTDVYDKHKYETSATEFVIEQMLYVLGGYILAPSPLPSDAINLWSCKDIEKTQSCEYCSCDRSEIAFPQVSVELFDRRIVFVSTKRACKDCYDILNLKKIKSAVENTLIGNPEGFERIRAQFAKVNRIENKEKVIQDLISIATSLNLILRYQYVLYQ
- a CDS encoding hypothetical protein (encoded by transcript BEWA_018580A) is translated as MNELLTSSARRSSSSRIIRIPMDNNDQFSLKLLNKKLLETHEIKIATRKKLLEVYDALGDPNIRSSLDHSYYDALIEQTSNLNLTLIPEDYPKIFRRLICFPNVASEYVQVLNGRIQELHTHFTTKQISSLLRSYVFIKSRPVKTVHYLVETFCNKFDTAKTSHIRDMISSLATLRIPNQGIVEKLHNIVVPILPKRFKQMDPSDIAIFVNSFVRQGVNQNEIIHFIEMNSDKIVSDASPKSIALIINAFAKNNKSSNNLLLKISKKLSGIMDKIINVEQNDLCHEKKINVIDVAMSFNAFVKLEFFDEKLLNKYIPWLIKELNLDTSILSLVLISHAYSQCDVKSKELFSRIACLSIPKLSKFNCQQLGVIALSFTRVGYVPRLFFCRIADEIIYRGTIGLNHKRYLFDFQSLEQLMQAFSRIGFKDQRIYATLTTLLKQRFKETNGEELNGTIVASLITSISYNKVDQFVPFIINAIEKIKSSSAYSTVAIAKILSAFNKLKIKNRPLVELFLQETRDRVNQFSPSSLISSVNSLSQLKCYDSLLIKETIKRVTLHLAQLSTYDISNVISALANFGYRNVSFIKKISVCINYRIDEFSKQQLNNIFNKLTILRTSDLNLLLLLFDKISINQHELNGIDIGKVCMSYIYLLMHFDCLNKEIIEGKCPNISPYVVPETYDVFLDRLIGNLSSKLDVSTIFIMKTIYLYLTHLKPEKYYKLSSKSKELLKKCDIITFNLAEYILTSSPAHRELSHFLNLAGVLHKNEVQCGPYLIDIVPEVNPGIKVAIEYDGPSHFYAETVMRNIKSITKHEILESMGWEVIHVPYQEWIQLGCQLPKYQQLLVSDKQKIVYCNKLKMEMLHLAQRREKSNSTNFHQKRMYSTNRISTRKRLKSINSNVMKQYLDDLVVNELEENTPSESTTDEITDEIYSIIINSDGNIIDIDIPDADKE
- a CDS encoding hypothetical protein (encoded by transcript BEWA_018590A), with amino-acid sequence MDDVLKFEDLYSWKNDNDQSVFIDSRNGILVYQNTIETSIHILDARDRSTIFKSNRFSVPLCESISLSPDRNFILYWFNDPMTIGICHLTNSDSDDILLDPLQYDDSIVLRVFWAEFNPSDISFIVVSNNRIDVFNLVLESLLLRTINRKFVSCTDAWNDMDGCYFVLLKHNQVLQPYKFLNKELISMPEVGLNLSYGYQIQHSEISIAKVYDSTYCIYKDVSNGIISLRSLSHNVHDKVIEVESKGWLEICIIDNLLLILTGSGDAHIFDIGLKSDYLIAKVFQRRPPISSISNDIEAFFPNFIVDFYGGFSYAVSIDYNAIALFLSRNFTEAMLAEFFQRRTSCTSHILDIVFQSIFNKIPISDMLVLFSATILPYSDVLVRINKARGTKPKNSAIPLKLINKYVENKSIVTEYNFATEVLYPYITKEWDFKHGINIFDYALVIICNNNGYNIKNILGAEGMTDSFPQIILDIVDPYRRPTDHYIVESLIVSGTFRTKYDELNSYFDSKSDTKLKDKNKTPYIITVILCYMKGLVLHKLYPSNILLLVLFDICILYNELNLVTYFLRSRIIRDSSYICYRLFFLSKVLNSDSIKQLAFDMALRLNIYDICVSIAISNKEYYKILLLLKNENVNTISLERILYSAANDIMEQQKRPYLWPLMISFIQSWIEENDLDPEKLNAPNLDGCQMWLPHAVL